Proteins co-encoded in one Marinomonas sp. IMCC 4694 genomic window:
- the orn gene encoding oligoribonuclease: MSLNEENLVWIDLEMTGLEPDTDTIIEIATVVTDKHLNVLSRGPSLAIHQDKVVMEAMDEWCTQHHGASGLTARVLSSTITMEQAEAETLRFLEKYVPAGKSPICGNSVGQDRRFLYRYMPKLEAFFHYRYLDVSTVKELARRWKPEALEGFTKSGSHLAMDDILESIGELKHYRRTMFGLDEPSQ; this comes from the coding sequence ATGAGCTTAAATGAAGAGAATTTAGTGTGGATTGACCTTGAAATGACTGGGTTAGAGCCTGATACAGATACCATTATTGAGATCGCTACTGTTGTTACTGATAAACATCTTAATGTGTTGTCAAGGGGCCCCAGTTTGGCTATTCATCAAGATAAAGTTGTAATGGAGGCGATGGATGAGTGGTGTACGCAGCATCACGGTGCCTCTGGGTTAACGGCACGGGTATTGTCGTCTACAATTACCATGGAGCAAGCCGAAGCAGAAACCCTTCGGTTTCTTGAAAAATATGTTCCGGCGGGTAAGTCGCCTATTTGTGGCAACAGCGTGGGCCAAGATCGTCGTTTCTTATACCGCTATATGCCTAAATTAGAGGCATTTTTTCATTATCGTTACCTTGATGTGAGCACAGTAAAAGAGCTTGCTAGGCGCTGGAAGCCAGAGGCGTTAGAGGGCTTCACTAAATCCGGCTCTCATTTGGCAATGGACGATATTTTAGAGTCCATCGGTGAGCTCAAACATTATCGCCGTACTATGTTTGGATTGGATGAGCCTTCGCAGTAA
- a CDS encoding sulfite exporter TauE/SafE family protein, with product MDWILILLIAIAVFITGISKGGFSGAFGIMAVPLISLQTPPLVAAAIMLPILCIMDLFTVQKFWKKWNTDQLIRCIPAAVTGVIIGGLTASWFSAEWLKIMVGVIAVGFTINSWPRKNNMNTKKPLGTLIGKFWCALGGFTSFIAHAGGPPMSVYLLRANLDKTQYVATSAVIFTAINYVKLIPYGMLGQLNGSNIILSLCFIPIAYLGVQLGAWLHYRISTALFFKFMYSFLLLTGTKLIWDGASNLI from the coding sequence ATGGACTGGATTCTTATTTTATTGATCGCTATTGCCGTTTTTATTACTGGCATTTCAAAAGGGGGATTTTCAGGAGCGTTTGGTATAATGGCGGTTCCGCTTATTTCGCTTCAAACACCCCCGCTTGTTGCTGCTGCCATTATGCTGCCCATATTGTGCATTATGGACCTGTTTACCGTACAAAAGTTCTGGAAAAAATGGAACACAGATCAACTCATTCGATGCATACCGGCCGCCGTAACCGGTGTGATTATTGGAGGATTAACCGCATCATGGTTTTCTGCTGAGTGGCTAAAAATCATGGTTGGAGTCATTGCAGTAGGATTCACCATTAATTCTTGGCCCAGAAAAAATAATATGAACACTAAAAAACCGCTGGGCACTTTGATCGGGAAATTTTGGTGTGCGCTCGGTGGTTTCACCAGCTTTATTGCCCACGCTGGCGGCCCGCCAATGAGCGTTTACTTACTCAGGGCAAATTTGGACAAAACACAATATGTGGCGACGTCTGCCGTTATTTTTACCGCCATTAATTACGTTAAGCTCATCCCATACGGTATGCTCGGACAACTCAATGGCTCCAATATCATCCTATCGCTTTGTTTTATTCCCATTGCTTACCTTGGTGTACAGTTAGGCGCTTGGCTGCACTACAGAATTTCCACGGCGCTGTTTTTCAAATTTATGTATAGCTTTTTACTCCTAACGGGCACTAAGCTTATTTGGGATGGCGCTTCCAATCTAATTTAA
- the tsaE gene encoding tRNA (adenosine(37)-N6)-threonylcarbamoyltransferase complex ATPase subunit type 1 TsaE, translated as MRVEKQVYGEEAMEHLGSLLSAMLKEGGVVYLKGDLGMGKTTLVRGMLKGLGYQGPVKSPTYTLVEPYDLLGLEVYHFDLYRLSNPEELEYIGVRDYFTQRSLCFIEWAEMGYGFLPEADLIVSITMISQGRSVIFDAHTEKGCSVLSAF; from the coding sequence ATGAGGGTTGAAAAGCAAGTGTACGGTGAAGAAGCCATGGAGCATCTAGGTAGCCTGTTGTCTGCTATGTTAAAAGAAGGTGGGGTGGTGTATCTAAAAGGCGATTTAGGAATGGGCAAAACGACCCTGGTGAGGGGGATGTTGAAAGGCTTGGGTTACCAAGGGCCGGTTAAAAGTCCAACCTATACTCTTGTTGAACCTTATGATTTGCTTGGATTAGAGGTGTATCACTTTGATTTATATCGTTTGTCAAACCCTGAAGAACTTGAATATATTGGTGTTCGAGACTACTTCACGCAGAGGAGTTTGTGCTTTATTGAGTGGGCCGAGATGGGGTATGGTTTTTTGCCAGAAGCGGATTTGATTGTTTCTATAACCATGATTTCACAAGGCCGAAGCGTGATTTTTGATGCACATACTGAAAAAGGTTGTAGTGTGCTGAGCGCTTTTTAA
- a CDS encoding N-acetylmuramoyl-L-alanine amidase → MHNKFCTFFVVFLHSLVALALSNAFAADVRDIRVAQQEGVTRLVFELSAESEHRIFPLSNPERIVLDLSGVDLDASVVNGLSALTSDVLMRVRYAKRDTGVRFVLDLAQKAKAKSTVLAASGTYGPRILVELEYGARKPVTIVKSLASLSKEKRDIVIAIDPGHGGKDPGALGQYKVREKDIVLSIGKELAKRINETEGFKAVMTRSTDTYLQLRDRSRVAREANADLMISIHADAFTKSSARGASVWALSLSGKSSEMGRWLAQQENSADLVGGISLDDKDQLLAEVLLDMSMNSTIQMSLNVGESVLGEMRGVAVLHKDSVQQAGFVVLKSPDIPSILIETGFVSNKTEAKNLSSRAYRIKLADSISQGVIDYFTKNAPDGTLVAWNQSKQTDDIYTVSKGDTLSEIARRNRVSLDVLRQVNRLNNDVIWIGQKLAIPAG, encoded by the coding sequence ATGCATAATAAATTTTGTACTTTTTTTGTCGTGTTTTTACATTCACTCGTTGCGTTAGCTTTGAGTAATGCGTTCGCGGCGGACGTCCGTGATATTCGCGTTGCTCAGCAAGAGGGTGTCACGCGCCTTGTGTTTGAGCTTTCAGCGGAGTCGGAGCACCGAATATTCCCTCTTTCTAATCCTGAGCGCATTGTCTTGGACTTGAGTGGGGTAGATCTTGATGCGTCCGTTGTGAACGGTCTATCTGCTTTGACGTCGGATGTGCTAATGCGTGTGCGTTATGCCAAACGCGATACCGGTGTGCGTTTTGTTTTGGATTTGGCGCAAAAGGCCAAAGCCAAAAGTACTGTATTGGCCGCCAGTGGCACCTATGGGCCGCGAATTTTGGTTGAGCTTGAATATGGTGCTCGTAAGCCAGTCACGATTGTCAAAAGCCTAGCGAGTTTATCTAAAGAGAAACGCGATATTGTTATCGCCATTGATCCTGGACATGGTGGAAAAGACCCTGGTGCGTTAGGGCAGTACAAGGTAAGAGAAAAGGATATTGTATTGTCTATTGGTAAGGAATTGGCCAAGCGCATCAATGAGACGGAAGGTTTCAAGGCAGTGATGACGAGGTCGACGGATACCTATCTTCAGCTTCGAGATCGTTCCCGTGTGGCGCGGGAGGCGAATGCCGATTTAATGATTTCAATTCACGCGGATGCTTTTACCAAGTCCAGTGCTCGAGGGGCGTCTGTTTGGGCGCTCTCGTTAAGCGGTAAAAGCTCTGAAATGGGGCGATGGTTGGCTCAGCAGGAAAATTCTGCGGACCTTGTTGGTGGTATTTCATTAGATGATAAAGATCAATTGTTGGCGGAAGTGTTGCTTGATATGTCGATGAACTCGACGATTCAAATGAGTTTAAATGTAGGTGAAAGCGTTTTAGGGGAGATGCGAGGTGTGGCGGTGCTGCACAAAGACAGCGTTCAGCAGGCCGGTTTTGTTGTACTTAAGTCGCCCGATATTCCTTCTATACTGATTGAAACGGGTTTTGTTTCTAATAAAACAGAAGCGAAAAACTTATCCAGTCGAGCCTACCGTATTAAATTAGCTGATTCTATTTCTCAAGGGGTGATTGATTACTTTACCAAGAACGCTCCTGACGGCACTTTAGTAGCTTGGAATCAATCGAAGCAAACCGATGATATTTATACGGTGAGTAAGGGGGATACTTTGTCGGAAATCGCTCGCCGTAATCGGGTGTCTTTGGATGTTCTTCGTCAAGTAAATCGTTTAAATAATGACGTTATTTGGATAGGTCAGAAGTTGGCTATTCCCGCCGGTTAG